The following are from one region of the Methanothermobacter sp. genome:
- the vorC gene encoding 3-methyl-2-oxobutanoate dehydrogenase subunit VorC, translating into MKKAYPVINRVECKACERCIIACPRKVLYMSNKINERGYHYVEYRGEGCNGCGNCYYTCPEINAIEVHIERCEDGDTDG; encoded by the coding sequence ATGAAAAAGGCCTACCCGGTAATAAATAGGGTCGAATGCAAGGCATGCGAACGGTGTATAATCGCATGTCCCAGGAAAGTGCTCTACATGAGCAATAAGATCAACGAGAGGGGCTACCACTACGTTGAGTACCGTGGCGAGGGATGCAATGGCTGCGGGAACTGCTACTACACCTGCCCCGAGATCAATGCAATAGAGGTCCACATAGAGAGGTGTGAAGATGGCGACACAGATGGTTAA
- a CDS encoding ABC transporter permease — protein sequence MRFITLILKNPFRSRARSLLAITGIAIGIATIVTLGVITEGLKTSTENTLKAGGADFTIVESNVSDMFFSKIDEEYVDKVRNVSGVEDAVGILMAVQPLDDNPYFVLIGIDPAKINMSQIRITDGRALRDPDADEVIIGKVASENHGKGVGDTIKIKNREYRIVGIFESGDMQQDGGAFISLKKLQKIEDKEGKVTMIYVKMTRNSRVEDVTDRIEKRYSDLTTIASLEDLQSVDQGLKTIDTATWAISLLAIIIGGIGVINTMIMSVFERTREIGVLKAVGWRDRRILIMILGESVVLTVIAGIVGSVLGVAAIQVLLELGMRGFIEPVYSPEIFMRAFAVAFSVGVLGGLYPAYRASRLAPTEALRYE from the coding sequence ATGAGGTTCATAACACTCATTCTGAAGAATCCGTTCAGAAGCCGTGCAAGGAGTCTACTTGCAATAACAGGTATCGCAATTGGAATTGCAACCATTGTAACCCTCGGCGTGATAACCGAGGGCCTGAAGACATCAACAGAGAACACCCTCAAGGCGGGTGGCGCCGACTTCACGATTGTGGAGTCCAATGTCTCGGACATGTTCTTCAGCAAGATAGATGAGGAATACGTGGATAAGGTGCGGAACGTGAGCGGGGTTGAGGACGCGGTTGGAATACTCATGGCTGTACAGCCCCTTGACGACAACCCCTACTTTGTACTGATAGGTATAGACCCCGCCAAGATAAACATGAGCCAGATAAGGATAACTGATGGCAGGGCCCTCAGGGATCCAGATGCAGATGAGGTCATAATCGGTAAGGTGGCCTCAGAGAACCATGGCAAGGGCGTTGGTGATACAATAAAGATAAAGAACCGTGAGTACCGTATCGTCGGGATATTTGAATCCGGTGACATGCAGCAGGACGGAGGAGCCTTTATTTCACTCAAAAAACTCCAGAAAATAGAGGATAAGGAGGGTAAGGTCACCATGATCTACGTTAAGATGACCAGGAATTCAAGGGTGGAGGACGTCACAGACCGCATCGAGAAACGTTACAGTGACCTCACAACCATAGCCTCACTTGAGGACCTTCAGAGCGTTGACCAGGGCCTGAAGACCATAGACACAGCAACCTGGGCCATATCACTCCTCGCCATAATAATAGGTGGAATTGGAGTTATAAACACCATGATAATGTCTGTATTTGAGAGGACAAGGGAGATTGGAGTGCTGAAGGCAGTCGGCTGGAGGGACCGTAGGATTCTCATCATGATACTCGGGGAATCTGTGGTTCTGACTGTGATCGCAGGTATTGTGGGTTCAGTGCTTGGTGTTGCAGCCATACAGGTGCTCCTTGAGCTTGGAATGAGGGGATTCATAGAGCCAGTGTACAGCCCTGAGATCTTCATGAGGGCCTTTGCAGTCGCCTTCAGCGTAGGTGTTCTCGGCGGACTCTACCCGGCCTACCGGGCATCACGGCTCGCCCCCACAGAGGCACTGAGGTACGAGTAG
- the vorB gene encoding 3-methyl-2-oxobutanoate dehydrogenase subunit VorB, translated as MATQMVKGNTAVIIGAMYAGCDCYFGYPITPASEILHEASRYFPMVGRKFVQAESEEAAINMVYGAAAAGHRVMTASSGPGISLKQEGISFLAGAELPAVIVDVMRAGPGLGNIGPEQADYNQLVKGGGHGNYRNIVLAPNSVQEMCDLTMDAFELADKYRNPVIILADAVLGQMAEPLRFPERAIEHRPDTSWAVCGSRETMKNLVTSIFLDFDELEEFNFYLQEKYARVEENEVRYEEYMVEDADIVLVAYGISSRVAKSAVDMARADGIKVGLLRPITLFPFPSERIRELADRGCTFISVEMSSGQMREDIRMASGCRDVELVNRMGGNLIELNDILRKIREIAGESND; from the coding sequence ATGGCGACACAGATGGTTAAGGGTAACACCGCCGTGATAATAGGGGCCATGTATGCAGGCTGCGACTGCTACTTCGGCTACCCAATAACACCAGCAAGCGAGATACTCCACGAGGCCTCAAGGTACTTCCCCATGGTGGGGAGGAAGTTTGTGCAGGCAGAATCAGAGGAGGCAGCCATAAACATGGTCTACGGTGCAGCCGCAGCAGGCCACAGGGTCATGACAGCATCCTCAGGGCCGGGTATAAGTCTCAAACAGGAAGGCATATCCTTCCTTGCAGGTGCAGAACTCCCTGCGGTCATCGTGGATGTCATGAGGGCCGGTCCAGGACTCGGAAACATTGGGCCAGAGCAGGCAGACTACAACCAGCTGGTGAAGGGTGGTGGACATGGAAACTACAGGAACATCGTCCTTGCACCCAACAGTGTACAGGAGATGTGCGACCTCACAATGGATGCCTTTGAACTTGCAGATAAGTACAGAAACCCCGTTATAATACTTGCAGATGCCGTCCTGGGGCAGATGGCAGAGCCCCTCCGCTTCCCTGAAAGGGCCATTGAGCACAGGCCGGACACATCATGGGCCGTCTGCGGTAGCAGGGAAACAATGAAGAACCTCGTAACCTCCATATTCCTGGACTTCGATGAACTCGAGGAGTTCAACTTCTACCTCCAGGAAAAATACGCCAGGGTAGAGGAGAATGAGGTGAGATACGAGGAATACATGGTTGAAGATGCTGACATTGTACTCGTGGCGTATGGTATAAGCAGCAGGGTCGCGAAGAGTGCAGTTGACATGGCAAGGGCAGATGGTATAAAAGTGGGTCTTCTGAGACCCATAACGCTATTCCCATTCCCATCAGAAAGAATCAGGGAACTTGCAGATCGTGGCTGCACTTTCATATCGGTTGAGATGAGCAGCGGCCAGATGAGGGAGGACATAAGGATGGCATCTGGCTGCAGGGACGTTGAACTCGTAAACAGGATGGGTGGAAACCTCATAGAACTGAATGACATTCTCAGGAAGATCAGAGAAATCGCGGGGGAATCCAATGACTAA
- a CDS encoding helix-turn-helix transcriptional regulator, whose protein sequence is MSEDELKFLVLGYRISEGKTQRELADELGVPVDIVIAMENGTYRHPTRRLLSRIHELTGEYEVKRRYFINIGKGYRLKERLGSQFKYFVRGLDKMKYISLEDLEKMPEAECYSTIGTVDLDAFEVLRAGKMS, encoded by the coding sequence ATGAGTGAAGATGAACTGAAATTCCTTGTGCTGGGTTACAGGATCAGTGAGGGCAAAACCCAGAGGGAACTTGCAGATGAACTCGGTGTCCCTGTGGACATTGTAATAGCGATGGAGAACGGCACCTACAGGCACCCCACAAGGAGGCTCCTTAGCAGAATCCATGAGCTCACCGGCGAATATGAGGTGAAAAGAAGGTACTTCATAAACATTGGAAAGGGTTACAGGTTGAAGGAGAGGCTTGGATCCCAGTTCAAGTACTTTGTCCGTGGCCTTGATAAAATGAAGTACATAAGCCTGGAAGATCTTGAGAAGATGCCAGAGGCTGAATGTTACAGCACCATAGGCACTGTGGACCTGGACGCATTTGAGGTTCTAAGGGCAGGCAAGATGTCCTGA
- the afpA gene encoding archaeoflavoprotein AfpA yields MTEKLTVAWCITGAGEKLTETYEIMKDIKKIYGDRIKIDVFISKAGDQVVKYYGLYRDLETSFDRKWVEINANSPFLAGQVQLGKYDFILVAPCTSNSTAKISLRIGDTLVTNAVIMAQKASVPVYIMPSDYSEGKVITTLPNGKKLELKITREDVEHVKRISRMDKTEVFSDPDKIYKIFEEWTYPKDQ; encoded by the coding sequence ATGACTGAAAAACTGACTGTTGCCTGGTGTATAACCGGGGCCGGGGAGAAACTGACTGAAACCTACGAAATAATGAAGGATATCAAAAAGATATATGGGGACCGTATCAAAATCGACGTCTTCATATCCAAGGCAGGTGACCAGGTTGTCAAGTACTATGGACTCTACAGGGACCTTGAGACCAGCTTTGACAGAAAATGGGTTGAGATAAACGCCAATTCACCCTTCCTTGCCGGTCAGGTCCAGCTTGGTAAATATGACTTCATACTTGTGGCTCCCTGCACCTCCAACAGCACAGCCAAGATATCCCTGAGGATAGGGGATACCCTGGTTACAAATGCCGTCATAATGGCCCAGAAGGCATCTGTCCCTGTCTACATCATGCCATCGGATTACAGTGAAGGGAAGGTTATCACGACACTTCCAAACGGTAAGAAACTGGAACTCAAAATAACCCGGGAGGATGTTGAACACGTGAAGAGGATATCAAGGATGGATAAAACAGAGGTTTTCAGTGACCCTGACAAAATCTACAAGATCTTTGAGGAGTGGACCTACCCTAAGGATCAATGA
- a CDS encoding NfeD family protein: MGPGSWVIIAAICLIGEMLTAGFFLLWFAFGALAAAALGYIGFDTTAQFVTFIVVSVILLAISRPFAARITGEPSKKAAADRLIGREGTVTEAITPQSSGLVRVDGETWRARSDAALKEGDLVKVKAIEGVKLVVEKVEE, from the coding sequence ATGGGACCTGGGTCATGGGTGATAATAGCCGCCATATGCCTCATAGGCGAAATGCTGACGGCGGGATTCTTTCTTCTCTGGTTCGCCTTCGGGGCACTGGCAGCAGCGGCACTTGGATATATTGGATTCGATACAACGGCACAGTTTGTTACATTCATCGTTGTTTCAGTTATCCTCCTTGCTATTTCAAGGCCATTCGCCGCGCGCATAACCGGAGAACCATCAAAGAAGGCGGCGGCAGATAGACTCATAGGAAGAGAGGGAACCGTGACAGAGGCAATCACACCCCAAAGCTCTGGTCTTGTGAGGGTCGACGGTGAAACCTGGAGGGCAAGGTCAGACGCGGCTCTTAAAGAGGGTGACCTTGTGAAGGTGAAGGCAATTGAGGGAGTTAAACTCGTCGTTGAAAAAGTGGAGGAATGA
- a CDS encoding ABC transporter ATP-binding protein, whose product MKAIEVRNLKKSFDGGKIRALNGVDLEVEMGEFISIMGPSGSGKSTLLNMIGALDVPDSGTIKVAGRDLSEERDLSRLRAEEIGFVFQLHNLIPSLTALENVEIPMFAVKHANMEERAMELLEQVGLGDKADRKPTELSGGERQRVAIARALANNPSIILADEPTGALDSKTSRNILQMLQKLQDEEGVTLVVVTHEPHVAKMASRTIRILDGVIVD is encoded by the coding sequence ATGAAGGCCATAGAGGTGAGAAACCTTAAGAAGAGCTTTGACGGGGGTAAGATAAGGGCCCTTAATGGTGTTGACCTTGAAGTTGAGATGGGTGAGTTCATCTCAATCATGGGGCCATCAGGTTCAGGTAAATCCACCCTCCTCAACATGATAGGCGCCCTCGATGTCCCTGACTCAGGCACCATCAAAGTTGCTGGAAGGGATCTCTCAGAGGAGAGAGACCTGAGCCGTTTAAGGGCCGAGGAGATAGGCTTCGTGTTCCAGCTGCATAACCTCATACCCAGCCTCACCGCCCTCGAGAACGTTGAGATACCCATGTTTGCTGTGAAGCACGCTAACATGGAGGAGCGTGCAATGGAGCTCCTTGAACAGGTGGGTCTGGGGGATAAGGCTGACCGGAAGCCCACGGAACTCTCTGGTGGTGAACGCCAGAGGGTTGCAATTGCCAGGGCCCTGGCCAATAACCCGTCAATAATCCTTGCAGACGAACCTACGGGGGCACTTGACTCAAAGACAAGCAGAAACATACTCCAGATGCTCCAGAAGCTTCAGGATGAGGAGGGGGTTACCCTTGTTGTTGTCACCCATGAGCCCCATGTGGCCAAAATGGCCTCAAGGACCATAAGAATACTTGATGGTGTGATCGTGGATTGA
- a CDS encoding XRE family transcriptional regulator, producing the protein MKEKSKEIGSRIRELRELSEITEDEMASYLNIDVETYRRYETGEEDIPASILFEIAHKMGVDMGLLLTGEETRMHIFTVTRKGKGVEVERRKQYRYENLAEKFIHKKAEPFIVTVEPRDEKPKTNSHPGQEFNYVLEGRIKFYIHDNEIILNEGDSIFFDSSYEHAMEALDGKRARFLAIIM; encoded by the coding sequence ATGAAAGAGAAAAGTAAGGAGATTGGTTCCCGTATAAGGGAACTGAGGGAACTCTCAGAAATCACGGAAGATGAAATGGCCAGTTACCTGAACATTGACGTGGAAACCTACCGCCGCTATGAGACCGGCGAGGAGGACATCCCGGCAAGCATACTCTTTGAGATAGCCCACAAGATGGGCGTTGACATGGGACTTCTGCTCACAGGTGAGGAGACAAGGATGCACATCTTCACCGTCACCCGCAAGGGCAAAGGGGTGGAGGTTGAGAGGAGGAAACAGTACCGTTATGAGAACCTGGCAGAGAAATTCATACACAAGAAGGCCGAACCATTCATAGTTACAGTGGAGCCCCGGGACGAAAAACCAAAGACCAACAGCCACCCAGGGCAGGAATTCAACTACGTCCTGGAGGGGCGCATAAAGTTCTACATACACGACAATGAGATAATACTGAATGAGGGGGACTCCATATTCTTTGACTCATCATATGAACATGCTATGGAGGCCCTGGACGGTAAAAGGGCTAGATTCCTTGCAATAATAATGTAG
- a CDS encoding 2-oxoacid:acceptor oxidoreductase family protein: MTKKVIRKPDSLHDVFERKGGSAPTATHYCAGCGHGILHKLIGEAIDELGIQERSVMISPVGCAVFAYYYFDCGNVQVAHGRAPAVGTGISRAEDDAVVILYQGDGDLASIGLNETIQAANRGEKMAVFFVNNTVYGMTGGQMAPTTLIGEVTVTCPGGRDPRYAGYPLHMCELLDNLQAPVFIERVSLADPKSIRKAKRAVKRALEIQRDGKGYAFVEVLSPCPTNLRQDAEGAERFLKEEMEKEFPVKNFRDRSSETEPLIRSESDFSKESLDRIFQIKEDSVPDPVDDPEFKEVRVKIAGFGGQGVLSMGLTLAQAACSEGRHTSWYPAYGPEQRGGTSSCGVVISGERVGSPAVDTPDILVAFNQPSIDEFAGDVREGGVVLYDTATADFRKKGNIRAIGVPALEIAKEHGTVRAANTAMLGVMMALGITGLDEESFREAIRFTFSGKDKIIDINLKILEAGAEWARKNLEGEF, from the coding sequence ATGACTAAAAAGGTGATCAGGAAACCAGATTCACTCCACGACGTATTCGAGAGGAAGGGTGGAAGCGCACCCACAGCCACACACTACTGTGCAGGCTGCGGCCATGGAATACTCCACAAACTCATAGGCGAGGCCATTGACGAACTGGGCATACAGGAGCGTTCAGTCATGATAAGCCCGGTTGGCTGTGCAGTGTTCGCCTACTACTACTTTGACTGCGGAAACGTCCAGGTGGCCCACGGAAGGGCCCCTGCAGTTGGGACAGGAATATCACGTGCAGAGGACGATGCCGTTGTAATACTCTACCAGGGTGACGGGGACCTTGCATCCATCGGCCTCAATGAGACGATACAGGCCGCAAACCGTGGCGAGAAAATGGCTGTATTCTTTGTCAACAACACCGTCTACGGTATGACAGGCGGTCAGATGGCACCAACAACCCTCATAGGTGAGGTCACAGTTACCTGTCCCGGTGGAAGGGACCCCCGATACGCAGGCTACCCCCTCCACATGTGTGAACTCCTCGACAACCTCCAGGCCCCGGTTTTCATAGAGCGGGTATCCCTTGCAGACCCAAAGAGCATAAGGAAAGCTAAAAGGGCTGTTAAAAGAGCCCTTGAAATCCAGAGGGACGGGAAGGGCTACGCATTCGTTGAAGTACTATCACCATGCCCCACAAACCTCAGGCAGGACGCCGAGGGTGCCGAAAGGTTCCTGAAGGAGGAAATGGAGAAAGAATTCCCCGTGAAGAACTTCAGGGACCGCTCATCCGAGACAGAACCCCTCATAAGATCAGAGAGCGACTTCTCAAAGGAGAGCCTGGACCGCATATTCCAGATAAAGGAGGACTCGGTACCAGACCCTGTGGATGACCCTGAATTCAAGGAAGTAAGGGTTAAGATTGCGGGTTTCGGTGGCCAGGGAGTCCTCAGTATGGGGCTGACACTGGCACAGGCAGCCTGCAGTGAGGGAAGACACACATCATGGTACCCCGCCTATGGACCCGAACAGAGGGGTGGTACATCCAGCTGCGGAGTGGTTATATCAGGTGAAAGGGTGGGGTCACCGGCTGTTGACACCCCAGACATCCTGGTGGCCTTCAACCAGCCATCCATAGATGAATTTGCAGGTGATGTCAGGGAGGGTGGTGTTGTCCTCTACGACACTGCAACCGCAGATTTCAGGAAAAAGGGTAATATCAGGGCCATAGGTGTGCCGGCACTTGAAATAGCAAAGGAACACGGTACAGTAAGGGCCGCAAACACCGCAATGCTGGGTGTTATGATGGCCCTTGGAATCACAGGCCTCGATGAGGAATCCTTCAGGGAGGCCATAAGGTTCACCTTCTCTGGTAAGGATAAGATCATAGACATCAACCTTAAAATACTGGAAGCAGGGGCAGAATGGGCAAGAAAGAACCTTGAGGGGGAATTTTAA
- a CDS encoding AMP-binding protein has product MTALIHEFVNRVEFDSYEDFRDNFQIKIPENFNFAYDVVDRYAEIEPDKTAILWCNDSGEEKRITFSELKEFSDRAATFFTREGIEKGDTVMLTLKARYDFWYSLLGLHKIGAIAIPATHMLKEKDVIYRIREADIKMVVCIAEDGVPDVFDSAINELGADVKRVIVGDIEREGWINLRKELSNIQEDFQAPEDRPGGRDTLLVYFSSGTTGMPKMIEHDHTYPLGHIITAKYWQNVREDGLHYTVADTGWAKAMWGQIYGQWIAGSAVFVYDYDRFDPEKMLEKLEKYDITTFCAPPTIYRFLIKEDLSRYDLSGIEYAVTAGEPLNPEVFERFKEHTGLELMEGFGQTECVVCIANFPWMEPKPGSMGKPSPVYQVELVDRNGDPVDVGEEGEIVIKTEDGKPIGLFNGYYRNPEKTSEVWYDGYYHTGDTAWMDEDGYMWFVGRTDDIIKSSGYRIGPFEVESAIISHPSVLECAVTGYPDPIRGQVVKATVVLAKGYEPSEELKKEIQEHVKRVTAPYKYPRIVEFVDELPKTISGKIRRVEIRQHDLEGDGENQ; this is encoded by the coding sequence ATGACTGCTCTCATACATGAATTCGTTAACCGTGTTGAATTTGACTCCTACGAGGATTTCCGTGATAATTTCCAGATAAAGATACCTGAAAACTTCAACTTTGCATACGACGTCGTTGACCGCTACGCAGAGATTGAACCTGACAAGACAGCCATCTTATGGTGCAACGACAGTGGAGAGGAAAAAAGAATAACCTTCAGTGAACTCAAGGAATTCTCAGATAGGGCAGCCACTTTCTTCACCAGGGAGGGTATAGAGAAGGGTGATACTGTCATGCTGACCCTCAAGGCAAGGTACGACTTCTGGTACTCCCTCCTGGGACTTCACAAGATAGGCGCCATTGCAATACCAGCCACACACATGCTCAAGGAGAAGGACGTCATCTACCGTATAAGGGAAGCAGATATAAAAATGGTTGTCTGCATAGCAGAGGACGGAGTGCCTGATGTATTTGACAGTGCCATTAATGAACTGGGGGCAGACGTCAAAAGGGTCATAGTCGGTGACATAGAAAGGGAAGGATGGATAAACCTAAGGAAGGAACTCAGTAATATCCAGGAGGACTTCCAGGCCCCTGAAGACCGCCCCGGTGGAAGGGATACACTGCTTGTGTACTTCTCATCAGGTACAACAGGCATGCCCAAGATGATAGAGCACGACCACACCTATCCACTCGGCCACATAATAACCGCAAAGTACTGGCAAAACGTCAGGGAAGACGGCCTCCACTACACGGTCGCAGACACAGGCTGGGCCAAGGCCATGTGGGGGCAAATCTACGGACAGTGGATAGCTGGAAGCGCCGTCTTTGTCTACGATTATGATCGCTTTGACCCCGAGAAGATGCTTGAGAAGCTTGAAAAGTATGACATAACAACCTTCTGCGCCCCCCCAACAATCTACAGGTTCCTCATAAAGGAAGACCTCTCACGCTACGACCTATCAGGCATAGAATACGCGGTAACAGCAGGGGAACCCCTTAACCCAGAGGTCTTTGAGAGGTTCAAGGAACACACAGGCCTGGAGCTCATGGAGGGCTTCGGCCAGACAGAGTGCGTTGTGTGCATAGCAAACTTCCCATGGATGGAGCCAAAACCCGGCTCAATGGGCAAACCATCACCAGTCTACCAGGTTGAACTTGTGGACAGGAACGGTGACCCCGTCGATGTGGGTGAAGAGGGTGAGATAGTCATAAAAACAGAGGATGGTAAACCGATAGGACTCTTCAACGGCTACTACAGGAACCCGGAGAAGACATCAGAGGTATGGTACGACGGTTACTACCACACAGGCGATACAGCCTGGATGGACGAGGACGGATACATGTGGTTCGTCGGTAGAACCGACGACATAATAAAGAGTTCAGGTTACCGTATAGGACCCTTTGAGGTTGAAAGCGCCATCATATCCCACCCATCGGTCCTCGAATGTGCAGTTACCGGCTACCCTGACCCCATAAGGGGACAGGTTGTCAAGGCAACCGTGGTGCTTGCAAAAGGATATGAACCATCAGAGGAACTGAAAAAGGAGATACAGGAACACGTGAAAAGGGTGACCGCACCCTACAAGTACCCCAGAATAGTTGAATTTGTTGATGAACTACCAAAGACCATTAGTGGTAAGATAAGGCGTGTTGAGATCAGGCAGCATGACCTTGAAGGAGACGGTGAAAACCAATGA
- a CDS encoding adenosine-specific kinase: MEIKKVRIEPREDLNLILGQSHFIKTVEDIYEAIVNTVPQAKFGVAFAEASGDCLVRHAGNDEELEELAAETMLEIGAGHSFLVFLREAFPINVLQRIKDVPEVVNIYCATANPVEVIIAETDQGRGILGVIDGSRPEGIEDEEDIAERKRFLRLIGYKF, encoded by the coding sequence ATGGAGATAAAAAAGGTGAGAATAGAGCCCCGGGAGGACCTGAACCTGATACTCGGGCAGAGCCACTTCATAAAGACTGTTGAGGACATCTATGAGGCCATTGTGAACACGGTTCCCCAGGCAAAGTTTGGGGTGGCATTTGCCGAGGCATCCGGGGACTGCCTTGTGAGGCATGCAGGAAATGATGAGGAACTTGAGGAACTTGCAGCAGAGACCATGCTTGAAATTGGAGCCGGACACTCGTTTCTCGTGTTTCTCAGGGAAGCCTTCCCCATAAACGTGCTGCAGAGGATAAAGGATGTACCTGAGGTTGTTAACATCTACTGTGCCACTGCAAACCCTGTTGAAGTCATCATCGCCGAGACAGATCAGGGAAGGGGGATCCTGGGAGTCATAGATGGCAGCAGACCTGAGGGCATAGAGGATGAGGAGGATATCGCCGAGAGAAAGAGGTTCCTCCGCCTTATTGGATACAAGTTTTAG
- a CDS encoding SPFH domain-containing protein, with protein sequence MLLEIIIVLVLLVLAFKSLKILRPYEKGVVERLGKYQRTVESGLVVIIPFIEAIKKVDMREQVVDVPPQEVITKDNTVVVVDCVIFYEVVDPFNAVYNVVDFYQAITKLAQTNLRNIIGDLELDQTLTSREMINTQLREVLDEATDKWGTRVVRVEIQRIEPPGDIVEAMSKQMKAERMKRAAILEAEGYKQSEIKRAEGDKQAAILEAEGKAEAIKKVADANKYREIAIAEGQAKAILSIFRAMHEGDPTNDIIALKYLEALEKVADGRATKILLPVEATGILGSIAGISEMLSDTSRASEKTCKESETSEADKKHKSPEFQEKQ encoded by the coding sequence ATGCTTCTTGAAATAATAATTGTACTCGTACTCCTTGTACTGGCGTTCAAGAGCCTGAAAATACTCAGACCCTACGAAAAGGGTGTTGTTGAAAGGCTCGGTAAATATCAGAGGACAGTCGAAAGCGGCCTTGTGGTTATAATACCCTTCATAGAGGCCATAAAGAAGGTTGACATGAGGGAGCAGGTGGTTGATGTACCACCACAGGAGGTCATAACCAAGGACAACACAGTCGTTGTGGTGGACTGTGTCATCTTCTATGAGGTGGTTGACCCCTTCAATGCAGTCTACAACGTGGTTGACTTCTACCAGGCCATAACCAAACTGGCCCAGACGAACCTCAGGAACATAATAGGGGACCTTGAACTGGACCAGACCCTCACATCAAGGGAGATGATAAACACTCAGCTCCGTGAGGTCCTAGATGAGGCCACAGACAAGTGGGGTACCAGGGTTGTACGTGTTGAGATACAGCGCATAGAGCCACCGGGAGACATAGTTGAGGCCATGTCAAAGCAGATGAAGGCCGAACGTATGAAGAGGGCCGCAATCCTTGAGGCAGAGGGTTACAAGCAGTCAGAGATAAAGAGGGCTGAGGGTGATAAACAGGCAGCCATTCTCGAAGCTGAGGGTAAGGCAGAGGCCATAAAGAAGGTTGCAGACGCCAACAAGTACCGGGAGATAGCCATAGCAGAGGGTCAGGCCAAGGCCATACTCTCGATTTTCAGGGCAATGCACGAGGGGGACCCGACGAATGATATAATAGCACTCAAGTACCTTGAGGCCCTTGAGAAGGTTGCCGATGGAAGGGCCACAAAGATACTTCTCCCTGTGGAGGCCACAGGTATTCTGGGTTCAATCGCAGGGATCTCAGAGATGCTCTCTGACACCTCAAGGGCATCTGAAAAAACATGTAAAGAATCTGAGACATCAGAAGCAGATAAAAAACATAAATCCCCGGAATTTCAGGAAAAACAGTGA
- a CDS encoding carboxymuconolactone decarboxylase family protein → MKEDVFYGKGMVHVKEDYPDIYEAVVKLNEAAYTGKVLDYKTQKLIALGITAANSDDRAVKKQIQSAINEFGVTRDEIVDVLRVVLLTSGNPPFVKAMRILYEVLGD, encoded by the coding sequence ATGAAAGAGGATGTTTTCTATGGAAAGGGCATGGTCCATGTGAAGGAGGACTATCCTGACATCTATGAGGCAGTTGTTAAACTCAACGAGGCCGCCTACACAGGGAAGGTTCTTGACTACAAGACACAGAAACTCATAGCCCTCGGGATAACAGCTGCAAACTCAGATGACCGCGCAGTTAAAAAGCAGATACAGAGTGCCATAAATGAATTTGGTGTTACAAGGGATGAGATTGTTGACGTTCTCCGTGTTGTTCTCCTCACATCAGGTAACCCGCCCTTTGTGAAGGCAATGAGGATACTTTATGAGGTCCTTGGGGACTGA